CCACTTACCTTTCCACGCCCCAAAAGGCGAAACCCTCCCAAAACTGCTAACTTGGAGACGTGGACAGGCCTTTGACAGCAGCTAGCGGAACACAACAAAAATACGTACGTACGCCATGGTTTCTAGCGGTGGAAATTATGAAATACATCTGGTATAAAATACCCTACACGTTTTAATCAAGACAAGAGGCTGGAAATCGACGTGTAGGGCGGCTCGTGCTTGACTCCGTGGAGAAGGCAGGCGGGCGTGGCCGTGGTCAGTCAACGGAGTGATCGATCCAAGCAAGCTGCTGCCGGTGCTGCCGCATATCACTCTCGAGAAGTCATCAGAGGCGCCAACCCAACGAGCCTGTCCGGTCGCTTCCCCCCCTCCCTatatccttcttcctcttcttccacctccgtACTGTGACTTGTTACTCCATTTGGATCAATCGGCCGGAGCTCTGCGCCACCTAGCCGGGGAGCAGAGCGGATAAGCTAAGCTTCGGCGGGCATGGGGAACTTTTGCGTGTGCATGGGCGGCTCCGCCAAGTGCGCCAGCGCCTCCACTCCCTTCCAATCAAGTAAGCCGCTCGCCGCCGTCCTCGATATCtttgtttcttgatttttcttTTGTTGAGAGATCATCGATCAAGGGAGGGAATTAATCGTGTGGATGCGTGGATTGTGTTTCGTTCAGAGGTGAACCCGAGGAGCAGCACCTCCAACTCAAACTCCAAGGCGTCGCGCCGGAGCAGCTCCGGCCCGGAGAAGCCGCCGCAGCCGGCGGAGGCGCCGACGGCGGCGGGGGAGGCGCAGGCGGTGCCGCCGGCGTCGCTCAAGTCGTTCACCATGGCGGACCTGCGGGCGGCCACCAAGAACTTCGGCTCCACGTCCTACCTGGGGGAGGGCGGGTTCGGGTGCGTATACAAGGGGTGGATCGACGAGACCACGCTCGCCCCCGCCAGGCCCGGCGCCACCAACGCCATGATGGTGGCCATCAAGAAGCTCAAGAAGGAGAGCTTCCAGGGCCACCGGGAGTGGCTCACCGAGGTCACCTACCTCGGCGACCTCCACCACGACAACCTCGTCAAGCTGGTGGGCTACTGCTCCGACGCCGACAGCAACAAGCTGCTGGTGTACGAGTACATGCCGCGCGGCAGCCTCGAGAACCACCTCTTCCGGCGGGGCAGCCAGCCGCCGCTGCCGTGGTCCACGCGCGTGTCCGTCGCCGTCGACGTCGCCCGCGGGCTCGCCTTCCTCCACTCCCGCGACGTCATCTTCCGGGACCTCAAGTCCTCCAACGTGCTCCTCGGCCCCGACCACCGCGCCAAGCTCTCCGACTTCGGCCTCGCCCGCGCCGGCCCCACCGGCGGCAAGAGCCACGTCTCCACCCGCGTCGTCGGCACGCGCGGCTACGCCGCGCCCGAGTACGTCGCCACCGGCCACCTCTCGGCCAAGAGCGACGTCTACGGCTTCGgcgtggtgctcctggagctgATGACCGGGCGGCGCGCGCTGGACGAGGCCCGCGGGGTGGCGTCGGAGCTGCTGGTGGACTGGGCGATGCCGATGCTGCAAGGGGAGCGGCGCAAGGTGATACGGGTCATGGACACCAGGCTCGGCGGGCAGTACCCTAAGAGGCAGGCGCAGGACATGGCCGCGCTCGCGCTCCGCTGCCTGCAGAACGACCCCAAGTCCCGCCCCTCCATGGCCGACGACGTCCTCCCCTCCCTCGAGCTCCTGCTGCAGCCAAGCgccgccaagtcctcctcctcctcctcgacaacGACGTCATCCAGATCGCCGGCCGCGTCGGCGGCACCGGTGCACAGAGGCCACCGTCGAAACAAAGCCTAGCTAGCTAGGAGACTCGGTTCATTTAATTACTGTGTTCAATTAGTGTGTTCGTCTGTGCAGTAGAACAGAATTTGTAGATTGGAAATTGGACATCATTTTCTCTCTCGTTTCAGCCGTTTGGAATATTGGAGTATTATTATTATAGAAGTAGCTCCGGATTGCACAGAGATTGCTGACGGCGACTATCCATTGACTGGCTTGCAAGTTGCGTATTTTTATCAACGTTTACAGGTTAACTGACCTGTGAACACTTCCTAGCCCCATATACACCgtcaaaaaaaaataaaatgataTACATACATGAATATAAATGTCGATGCACTAAACAAAAAGTTCATCTTGTGGTGCGCAAGAGGATCTGGACTGCCGTTCGTTTTGCCAAACGCGGGCTTCCCCATAACGAGCGCTACGTCCTTTGCTCTGACGCGCTGAAGATGCTGACCACACGCCTCGGGTGCTCAATCTCTAAGATCGCTCGGCGGCCGGGTCGATCTCCCTCGCCATTAACAAGCTGACTGGTATGGTTGTCTTGGTCCATCTGGAAAGAACACAGCGCAAAGTGTTTAAGAATAGGTTCAATTAGCTCGATCTTGGTATACACTTTGGTTTTCTCTTCTTCTGTTATGATCACATGCAACTCGCCTACATGATTCCACAAAAGTTCATCTTATATTTGAAAGaagtccctgagggagtcctggattagggggccttcggacagccggactatcttcgttggtcggactgttagaccatgaagatacaagattgaagacttcgtctcgtgttcggatgggactctacttggcgtggaaggcaagctaggtagtacggatatggatatctcctcctttgtaaccgaccttgtgtaaccctaaccctttccggtgtctatataaaccgaagggttttagtccgtaggacaacagccataacatacaatcataccataggctaccttctagggtttagtctctctaatctcgtggtagatctactcgtgtactattcatatcatcaatattaatcaagcaagacgtagggttttacctccatcaagagggccccaccctgggtaaaacatcgtgtcccctgcctcctgttatcatccggcctagacggacagttcgagaccccctacccgagatccgccggttttgacactgacattggtgctttcattgagagttcctctgtgtcgtcgccgttaggcttaatggctcctactatcatcgatagcgatgcggtccagggtgagacttttttcgccggacagatcttcgtattcggcggctttgcactgcgggctaattcgcttggccatctggagcagattgaaagctacgcccctgaccatcaggtcagatttggaagtttgaactacacggccgacatccgcggagacttgatcttcgacggattcgagccacatccgggcgcgccgcactatcgcgatgggtatgacctagctctgccgccgaacagtactcTAGAGGCCgtcccgcatcagctccgacccttagctcggagccaactgcgccaattgaggacgggtggctagacaccgactcaggggctgcagtctcgacggcgattgagccaaacaccagcataatcctctgcgcagcccgtggctccaaggtgccggacccttttccggactccgaaccatccgcgcccctgccaatcgaatccgattgggcgctgatcatggaattcaccgccgcggatatctttcaacactcgcccttcggtgacattctgaattcactaaggtctctctctttgtcaggagagccctggccggattatgaccaacaggattgggatgcggacgacgaagaaattcgacgcccacccaccacccacttaatagccactgtcgatgactcaaccgacatgctcgacttcgactccgaagacatcgacggtatggacgatgatgcgggaggcgaagaggaaccaccgctcacagggcgctggacgtccacttcatcatatgacgtatacatggtggacacatcaaaagaagacgacgaggaggaacggaaggacgcaccgaaggcttgttccctcgagaagcagtcaaagcggcggcgcaagcgccgccccaaatcccgcttcggcagaaataacgatcatacagacccagcgttggagcagggcgaaccactgccggaccacggcaatacggagaatcaaaccgaacaaaccaattctgtcaaaaataatagtccggacgacataacgccggacaggcacccggagcagcagagtgctcgtcaaaggcttgttgccaccgcgaggagtctgaaaaagcagaaacaaaggctCAAGGTTGTGcatgacacactccaaatcagatagagtaaagtactcaacacagcagcgaagtacggcaacaatcgccccaccaagagctacccaaagcggaagttgctacctgaattcgatgaggaggcctcagaccccccacaaccaaaaatcaaaacagccatctggccggatagacgacctcatggccaacatagagcggcaaacaatgccactcacaagacaatacgcgatccacgcgagtgctcgcaccaaaaggatggcgcaaccagatccatctatggaccacgcaagcgcgccccagtatacgatgtaacacaacaaacatccgaacaacgtggtacacccagatccaggggtgccgcacaccccctatgtttcatcgatgaggtgctggaccatgaatttccagaggaattcaaacccataaacatagaggcatacggcggaacaatagaccctggggtctggatcgaggactatatcctccacatccatatggcacgaggagatgatctccacgccatcaagtacttacccctcaagcttaaagggccagctcgtcactggcttaaaggcctccccgaaaactccattggaagctgggaagagctcgaagacgcttttcg
The window above is part of the Triticum aestivum cultivar Chinese Spring chromosome 2A, IWGSC CS RefSeq v2.1, whole genome shotgun sequence genome. Proteins encoded here:
- the LOC123184682 gene encoding probable serine/threonine-protein kinase PBL18 produces the protein MGNFCVCMGGSAKCASASTPFQSKVNPRSSTSNSNSKASRRSSSGPEKPPQPAEAPTAAGEAQAVPPASLKSFTMADLRAATKNFGSTSYLGEGGFGCVYKGWIDETTLAPARPGATNAMMVAIKKLKKESFQGHREWLTEVTYLGDLHHDNLVKLVGYCSDADSNKLLVYEYMPRGSLENHLFRRGSQPPLPWSTRVSVAVDVARGLAFLHSRDVIFRDLKSSNVLLGPDHRAKLSDFGLARAGPTGGKSHVSTRVVGTRGYAAPEYVATGHLSAKSDVYGFGVVLLELMTGRRALDEARGVASELLVDWAMPMLQGERRKVIRVMDTRLGGQYPKRQAQDMAALALRCLQNDPKSRPSMADDVLPSLELLLQPSAAKSSSSSSTTTSSRSPAASAAPVHRGHRRNKA